A DNA window from Fibrobacter sp. UWB4 contains the following coding sequences:
- a CDS encoding glycosyltransferase family 2 protein codes for MLNKSQEEITANWKSMDTEHPLVSIKCLAFNQEEYIAQTMDSFLMQETNFPFEIIVHDDASTDKTAAILREYEKKYPLIVKPIYQTENQYSKHDGSLTRASNAPLKGKYVAECEGDDYWTDPNKLQRQVDFLESHPDYSLSAENGNILFTETGVIQPFSNEPERDFSLDDLLIRRRFPTASVLFSRTHLLEFLDQDAPRFDTSQWAFLSTKGKIHYNPVISSVYRRGSGVTENNKIRWSYLSEEFNNEINKFYKPSRRVRKVRDKILFHDFQQGRIAARKKGDKANERKLFLKTVTRFPLLFIKNWIHQKKKHLYIESIKPKIITWATRHLFFRKKKSSNTDKSIIVSLTSYPARFKTLDICIKSLLNQKLPASKIILYLSKDIQIDSLPKSLLKLQRYGLEIRNNCEDLKPHKKYFYAIQEFKDSIVVTADDDVIYPKDWLDSLYKSYLQHPNCISARRVHRITRDINNKAVSYQHWELECKSILQPSMNLVAIGVGGVLYPPHIFDSSIQYFNVTDIKEICLNADDIWLKYLEAIQGTPVVWVPNKQCHPITIFDNQIKESALFKTNLKENQNDQYIQACAAHFKINL; via the coding sequence ATGCTAAACAAGTCCCAAGAAGAAATTACAGCCAACTGGAAAAGCATGGATACCGAGCATCCCTTGGTATCTATAAAATGCTTGGCATTCAATCAAGAAGAATATATTGCACAGACCATGGACAGTTTCCTAATGCAGGAAACCAATTTCCCATTTGAAATCATTGTTCATGACGATGCATCTACAGACAAAACCGCGGCCATTCTTCGGGAATACGAAAAGAAATACCCCCTTATCGTCAAGCCGATTTACCAAACGGAAAACCAATACTCAAAACATGACGGATCCCTCACCCGCGCCTCTAACGCACCCTTGAAAGGAAAATATGTAGCGGAATGCGAAGGCGACGACTATTGGACCGATCCTAACAAATTACAAAGACAAGTTGATTTTCTGGAATCTCACCCCGATTATTCTTTATCTGCAGAAAACGGAAACATTTTATTTACCGAAACTGGCGTCATTCAGCCTTTTTCAAATGAACCTGAGCGAGATTTTTCTTTGGACGATCTTCTTATCAGGCGACGTTTCCCAACAGCTTCTGTTCTATTTAGCCGCACCCATCTGCTAGAATTCCTCGATCAGGATGCACCAAGATTTGACACCAGTCAGTGGGCATTCCTATCTACAAAGGGAAAAATTCACTACAATCCCGTCATTTCTTCGGTCTATCGCCGCGGCTCCGGCGTGACCGAAAACAACAAAATCAGATGGAGTTACCTAAGCGAAGAATTCAACAACGAAATAAACAAATTTTACAAGCCATCCAGAAGAGTCCGTAAAGTACGCGACAAAATTCTATTTCACGACTTTCAACAAGGGCGAATTGCAGCAAGAAAAAAGGGCGACAAAGCTAACGAACGAAAATTATTTTTAAAAACGGTCACCCGTTTCCCATTACTATTCATTAAGAACTGGATTCACCAGAAAAAAAAGCACCTATACATAGAAAGTATCAAGCCCAAAATTATCACATGGGCAACAAGACACCTCTTTTTCAGAAAAAAGAAGTCTAGCAACACAGACAAATCCATCATTGTCTCCTTGACCAGCTATCCAGCAAGATTCAAAACTCTTGATATTTGCATCAAAAGCTTATTGAATCAGAAATTGCCAGCATCTAAAATCATTTTATATCTATCCAAAGACATCCAAATTGATTCTCTTCCAAAGTCACTGTTAAAACTGCAAAGATATGGTCTGGAGATCAGAAACAACTGTGAAGATCTTAAGCCCCACAAGAAATACTTTTACGCCATTCAAGAATTCAAGGATTCCATTGTCGTTACCGCTGACGACGACGTCATTTATCCGAAAGACTGGCTCGACTCGTTATACAAAAGCTATTTGCAACACCCCAATTGCATTTCAGCAAGACGAGTGCACCGAATTACGAGAGACATAAACAACAAAGCTGTTTCTTACCAACACTGGGAATTAGAATGCAAAAGCATTCTTCAGCCTTCCATGAACCTCGTCGCTATTGGTGTCGGAGGCGTTCTATATCCACCGCATATATTTGACAGCAGTATTCAATATTTCAACGTAACTGATATAAAAGAGATTTGCCTAAACGCAGATGACATCTGGTTAAAATATCTAGAAGCCATCCAAGGAACTCCTGTTGTATGGGTTCCAAACAAGCAATGTCATCCGATAACCATTTTTGACAATCAGATAAAAGAGTCTGCACTCTTTAAAACAAATTTAAAAGAAAACCAAAACGACCAATATATACAAGCATGCGCCGCACACTTTAAAATCAATCTATAG
- a CDS encoding phosphorylcholine transferase LicD produces the protein MTEIERIKQEGWLPENFWAEEIRDEYFVSAEMKKVWAIEMDLYREVTRILNKHNLRYFTDGGTTLGGVRHKGFIPWDDDLDICVPREDYEKLHQLASEFKDPYFLQSTVTDPEYGYSFMRLRNSNTAVVVKPFTHAMFNQGIYIDIFPLDNATMEDIAPRMQKIEKLIHKNSAYMRKNFPQKSENDLQKIKEFLDPNMKPIDVWNEINKEATADNGIETGYWSTIVTTIFAPSKNIFPKSIFDSYKDIPFESISIRVPAGFHELMTIYYGNYMEFPPVEKRGNWHSLEFYPEIPYKQLYKEMFSIEY, from the coding sequence ATGACTGAAATCGAAAGAATCAAACAAGAAGGTTGGCTCCCGGAAAATTTCTGGGCTGAGGAAATTCGAGACGAGTATTTTGTATCTGCCGAAATGAAAAAAGTATGGGCCATCGAAATGGACCTATACAGGGAAGTGACCCGGATTCTCAACAAGCACAACCTGCGCTACTTCACCGATGGCGGAACAACACTAGGAGGCGTCCGCCACAAAGGATTCATTCCCTGGGATGATGATCTCGACATTTGCGTTCCTCGCGAAGATTACGAAAAATTGCACCAGCTGGCAAGCGAATTCAAGGATCCTTATTTCTTGCAATCTACGGTTACGGATCCCGAATACGGATATTCTTTCATGCGTTTGCGCAACTCAAACACAGCGGTTGTCGTAAAACCATTCACCCATGCTATGTTCAATCAGGGGATCTATATTGACATCTTCCCGCTGGACAACGCCACCATGGAAGACATCGCCCCCCGCATGCAAAAAATTGAAAAATTGATTCACAAGAATTCCGCTTACATGCGCAAGAACTTTCCCCAAAAAAGCGAGAACGACTTACAAAAGATCAAAGAGTTCCTTGATCCGAACATGAAACCCATTGACGTGTGGAACGAAATCAACAAAGAAGCCACAGCAGACAACGGCATTGAAACCGGCTACTGGTCCACAATTGTCACCACGATATTCGCACCCTCCAAGAACATATTCCCCAAAAGCATTTTTGATTCCTACAAGGACATTCCCTTCGAGTCCATTTCCATCCGCGTACCCGCAGGTTTCCATGAACTGATGACCATCTATTACGGCAACTACATGGAATTCCCGCCTGTGGAAAAACGCGGAAACTGGCATTCATTGGAATTCTATCCGGAAATTCCCTACAAGCAATTGTACAAAGAAATGTTTAGTATAGAGTATTAA
- a CDS encoding SMP-30/gluconolactonase/LRE family protein, giving the protein MAQVNSPKLVFFAQSTLLEGPTFSKDLNTVLCVSIEQERIFLINPSEQTVKTFKTRGQVGFAVFEDDRHIIYAAYEGVFRLDILTGEETFLYHLINDPQIRYNDGKWDPKGRLLLGTTGYKCFKENQCALYSHDGKSAKVLVSGTSISNGIGFYKNYLFFIDTPTRKVGRYLYNENGDVTFDKYIVTIEGSGVPDGMDIDDQGNLYIAIWGGSRIEKYNQNGQKIGTLAIPALNVTSVCIAGNKLYITTAMHDDGTSSEPMAGGLFVADKF; this is encoded by the coding sequence ATGGCACAGGTCAACTCTCCAAAGCTTGTCTTTTTTGCACAATCAACCTTACTCGAAGGCCCCACCTTCAGCAAAGACTTGAATACCGTTTTATGCGTTTCAATTGAACAGGAACGCATATTTCTCATTAATCCAAGCGAACAAACCGTAAAGACATTCAAGACCCGCGGACAAGTTGGCTTTGCCGTTTTCGAAGACGATAGGCACATTATCTACGCCGCCTACGAGGGCGTATTCCGTCTGGACATATTGACCGGCGAAGAGACATTCCTCTACCATCTGATAAACGATCCGCAAATCCGCTACAACGACGGGAAGTGGGATCCGAAAGGCCGACTCCTTTTAGGGACAACGGGCTACAAGTGCTTCAAGGAAAATCAATGCGCCCTATATAGCCATGACGGGAAATCCGCCAAAGTCTTAGTCAGCGGCACAAGCATTTCCAACGGCATCGGATTTTATAAGAACTACCTGTTCTTCATCGACACACCGACACGTAAAGTAGGCCGGTACCTTTACAACGAAAACGGAGACGTAACCTTCGACAAGTACATCGTAACTATCGAAGGATCGGGCGTCCCTGACGGCATGGACATCGACGACCAAGGTAACCTCTACATTGCCATTTGGGGCGGTTCGCGCATAGAGAAGTACAACCAGAACGGGCAAAAAATCGGAACGCTTGCAATCCCAGCCCTCAACGTCACCTCCGTATGTATCGCGGGCAACAAGCTCTACATCACGACAGCCATGCACGACGACGGAACATCAAGCGAACCGATGGCCGGCGGACTTTTTGTCGCTGACAAGTTCTAG
- the rpiB gene encoding ribose 5-phosphate isomerase B has product MFKTIAIGCDHAAVEYKEKLRAYLQEQGYTVLNMGTDSTDACDYPIYANKVCDKVTSKEADCGILICGTGIGMSMAANKHKGIRAAVCGDLKSSEFTRLHNDANVLCMGARIISYELCEQITKKFLETDFMGGKHKVRIDMFED; this is encoded by the coding sequence ATGTTCAAGACTATTGCCATCGGCTGTGACCACGCTGCTGTAGAATACAAAGAAAAGCTAAGGGCATATCTGCAAGAACAAGGTTATACTGTACTGAACATGGGTACAGATTCTACAGATGCTTGCGACTACCCTATTTATGCAAACAAGGTCTGTGACAAGGTTACCTCCAAGGAAGCCGATTGCGGAATCCTCATCTGCGGCACAGGCATCGGCATGAGCATGGCGGCAAACAAGCACAAAGGCATCCGAGCCGCCGTCTGTGGCGACCTCAAGTCGAGCGAATTTACGAGACTCCACAACGATGCAAACGTGCTCTGCATGGGTGCCCGCATTATTTCCTATGAACTTTGTGAACAGATCACGAAAAAGTTCCTTGAAACGGACTTCATGGGTGGTAAGCACAAGGTCCGTATCGACATGTTCGAAGACTAA
- a CDS encoding 2-C-methyl-D-erythritol 4-phosphate cytidylyltransferase, with product MKHIAIILAGGVGKRMGGSMPKQFLSLNDKPVIVYTLENFQRNENIDSIVVVCVEDWIDHLKEILDEYKITKVKWVVAGGDTSHDSTRNGIFFLRDKLEDGDQVIIHDAARPILPQAAINEMLRISHEKGNASLAIPCHETVLFTNDGKSGDKELDRSSIMRVQTPQAYNYKFIRELYEQAEKDNKHDFIYADLVAIYYGKRIYFSKGFTNNIKITRKEDIPLCKSLMLFSEDDLFNS from the coding sequence ATGAAGCACATTGCGATCATCCTTGCCGGCGGAGTCGGAAAGCGAATGGGCGGTTCCATGCCCAAGCAGTTTCTCTCCTTGAACGATAAGCCAGTCATTGTCTACACTCTCGAAAATTTCCAGAGAAACGAGAATATCGACAGCATCGTCGTTGTATGCGTAGAAGACTGGATCGACCACTTGAAAGAAATTCTCGACGAATACAAAATCACGAAGGTGAAGTGGGTTGTCGCTGGCGGCGACACCTCGCATGATTCCACGAGAAACGGAATCTTCTTCCTTCGCGACAAGCTTGAGGACGGAGACCAGGTCATTATTCACGATGCCGCCCGTCCGATCCTTCCGCAAGCAGCCATCAACGAAATGCTCCGCATTTCCCACGAAAAAGGGAACGCCTCTCTCGCCATTCCCTGCCACGAGACGGTGCTTTTCACGAACGACGGCAAGAGCGGTGACAAGGAACTTGACCGCAGCTCAATCATGCGTGTGCAAACCCCGCAGGCCTATAATTACAAGTTCATCCGCGAACTTTATGAACAGGCCGAAAAGGACAACAAGCACGATTTCATTTACGCAGATCTCGTTGCCATCTACTACGGCAAGCGCATCTATTTTTCGAAAGGCTTTACAAACAACATCAAGATTACAAGAAAAGAAGACATTCCTCTTTGCAAGTCCTTGATGCTGTTCAGCGAAGACGATCTGTTCAACTCGTAA
- a CDS encoding histidinol-phosphate transaminase, which translates to MYYVNPIIKSFFRTNQPEGRGKYVRLDQNENPDGIPQWLFDKAMAKVTPEYLSIYPEESKLTEEYAKVIGLTADNIALTDGSVVAMGYVIKVFGEPGKDLICVTPTFGMYKVYADMQGMNTKFVHYESDYTFDIEKLLAEINENTSLVSIVNPNMPIGNAYTLDEIRKVLDKAKANNALVIIDEAYYLFHKETALDLLKEYDNMVILRTFSKMLSMPGLRIGVVISNPENVQYIRNYKPHYTVNAVALAVAEEMVANYDRVVKELTEKFEAGKKCLLEALDKTGYSYIPTEGCFICITPKHKTAEYITDELKNRGILIFCGKGDSAGFLRVTIWDKKYMEMFMKELVDIDVA; encoded by the coding sequence ATGTACTACGTTAACCCGATTATCAAGAGTTTCTTCCGCACCAACCAGCCTGAAGGCCGCGGTAAATATGTAAGGCTCGATCAGAACGAAAATCCGGATGGAATCCCGCAATGGCTCTTCGACAAGGCTATGGCTAAAGTTACGCCGGAATACCTTTCCATCTACCCCGAAGAATCCAAGCTGACTGAAGAATATGCGAAGGTCATCGGCCTCACCGCCGACAATATCGCCCTCACCGACGGAAGCGTCGTCGCCATGGGCTATGTCATCAAGGTGTTTGGCGAACCGGGCAAGGATTTGATCTGCGTTACGCCGACATTCGGCATGTACAAGGTCTACGCCGACATGCAAGGGATGAACACCAAGTTCGTCCACTACGAAAGCGATTACACATTCGACATCGAAAAGCTTCTCGCCGAGATCAACGAAAATACAAGCCTTGTTTCTATCGTCAATCCGAACATGCCTATAGGCAACGCCTACACTCTCGATGAAATCCGCAAGGTTCTGGACAAGGCAAAAGCAAACAATGCACTTGTCATTATCGATGAAGCCTACTATTTGTTCCACAAGGAAACCGCTCTCGACCTGTTGAAGGAATACGACAACATGGTCATTCTGCGCACGTTCTCGAAGATGCTTTCCATGCCGGGCCTGCGCATCGGCGTTGTCATTTCCAATCCTGAAAATGTCCAGTACATTCGCAACTACAAGCCGCACTACACCGTCAATGCGGTTGCACTCGCCGTCGCCGAAGAAATGGTTGCAAACTACGACCGAGTCGTCAAGGAACTCACCGAAAAGTTCGAAGCCGGCAAGAAGTGCCTGCTCGAAGCCCTCGACAAGACCGGATACTCCTACATCCCGACGGAAGGCTGCTTCATCTGCATCACCCCGAAGCACAAGACCGCGGAATACATCACGGACGAGCTCAAGAACCGCGGCATCCTTATCTTCTGCGGCAAGGGCGACTCCGCAGGGTTCCTGCGCGTTACCATCTGGGACAAGAAGTACATGGAAATGTTCATGAAAGAACTCGTCGACATCGACGTAGCATAG
- a CDS encoding glycosyltransferase family 2 protein: MATVSIIVPIYNVEAELRKCVSSILAQTYKDIEVILVDDGSPDNSGAICDEFASKDNRIVVIHKENGGLVNARKSGLERSTGRFISYVDGDDWIEEDFIQNLVDCQQKYNVDIVAAGFAKDIGDDSERFTNVISSGFYDKTRMIAEVYPRMICAGPYFYFGVCSYVWNKLFKKELLYDCQMAVDSRISIGEDTCVVFPVLLKANTLYISENNSYHYYQKAYSMLKSVGSLEKEKEKVTWLNNYLNKAMKDHLDKYHLGKQIERYIDGLKIIRYGEKETSPRNHLFDAAPTDRVAIFSGGIVGQNIYSIFASKKIGTITGWFDRDAEIYRAQGLKVQNIEDIPKTEFDIIVIANLDETSINKNLAVLNKYGIDPKKVVSLL; this comes from the coding sequence ATGGCTACCGTAAGCATAATCGTTCCCATCTATAATGTCGAAGCGGAATTACGCAAATGCGTTTCCAGTATTTTAGCACAAACCTACAAAGACATCGAGGTCATTCTTGTCGATGACGGCTCCCCCGACAACAGTGGCGCCATCTGCGACGAATTCGCGAGCAAGGACAACCGCATCGTGGTCATCCACAAAGAAAATGGAGGCCTAGTCAATGCACGCAAAAGCGGTCTTGAAAGATCAACGGGTCGATTCATTTCTTACGTCGATGGCGACGACTGGATTGAAGAGGACTTTATCCAAAATCTCGTAGACTGCCAGCAAAAATACAACGTCGATATTGTCGCTGCCGGTTTTGCCAAAGACATCGGGGACGATTCCGAAAGATTTACGAATGTCATTTCTTCTGGTTTTTACGACAAGACAAGAATGATTGCCGAAGTCTATCCAAGAATGATTTGCGCTGGCCCCTACTTCTATTTCGGCGTCTGCTCCTACGTTTGGAACAAACTATTCAAGAAAGAATTGCTTTACGATTGCCAAATGGCGGTAGATTCACGCATTTCCATCGGCGAAGACACATGCGTGGTATTCCCAGTACTACTCAAAGCGAACACGCTCTACATCAGCGAGAACAACAGTTACCACTATTACCAAAAAGCATATTCCATGTTGAAGAGCGTAGGCTCTTTGGAAAAGGAAAAAGAGAAGGTCACCTGGCTCAACAATTATCTTAACAAAGCCATGAAGGACCATCTCGACAAATACCATTTAGGCAAACAAATTGAACGCTACATAGACGGCCTTAAAATCATCCGTTATGGAGAAAAGGAAACCTCCCCAAGAAACCACCTATTTGATGCGGCCCCCACAGACCGAGTCGCCATCTTCAGCGGTGGAATCGTGGGTCAGAACATCTATTCCATTTTTGCTTCCAAAAAGATAGGCACCATCACCGGCTGGTTCGACAGAGATGCCGAAATCTATCGTGCTCAGGGTTTGAAAGTACAGAATATTGAAGATATTCCCAAAACCGAATTCGACATCATCGTCATTGCGAACCTTGACGAAACAAGCATCAACAAGAATTTAGCAGTCCTTAACAAATACGGTATTGACCCTAAAAAAGTAGTCTCTTTGTTATAG
- a CDS encoding SDR family NAD(P)-dependent oxidoreductase has product MMNVSLDKKVIVISGGTKGVGKQLALQCAADGAYVIISGRDEASATGIVSAAKNAPGSIEFKKTDLHSVDSIRNLFAYVAEKYNKLDGFVNYAGITPAASLTECSEALFDDVFDIDIKAAFFCCQEAVKLMQKSGGGSIILVGSTHHTRGNKDRTAYACAKGALYTLSNHIGKHYAEDKIRCNYLVMGWTPTDGELALRKSQGMSEQELRKEAAKAIPMGRMTETSDIVPAMVYLLSDISSMVTATEFKVNGGELI; this is encoded by the coding sequence ATGATGAACGTTTCACTGGACAAAAAAGTCATTGTCATTTCAGGCGGTACAAAGGGCGTCGGTAAGCAACTCGCCCTGCAATGCGCAGCTGACGGCGCGTACGTCATCATTTCCGGTCGTGACGAAGCTAGCGCCACAGGCATTGTGAGCGCAGCTAAAAACGCCCCAGGCTCCATTGAATTCAAAAAAACGGACTTGCACAGCGTCGATTCTATTCGCAACCTTTTCGCCTATGTCGCCGAGAAATACAACAAGCTCGATGGCTTTGTAAACTATGCCGGTATCACACCCGCAGCAAGCCTCACAGAATGTTCCGAAGCCCTTTTTGACGACGTCTTTGACATCGATATCAAGGCGGCCTTTTTCTGCTGCCAGGAAGCTGTAAAGCTCATGCAGAAATCAGGCGGTGGTTCCATTATCTTAGTCGGTTCCACACACCATACCAGAGGCAACAAGGATCGTACGGCTTACGCCTGCGCCAAGGGAGCACTCTATACGCTTTCCAACCACATCGGCAAGCACTATGCCGAAGACAAGATTCGCTGCAATTATCTCGTCATGGGCTGGACGCCCACAGATGGCGAACTCGCTTTACGGAAGTCCCAAGGCATGTCTGAACAGGAACTCCGCAAAGAAGCGGCAAAGGCAATTCCCATGGGCAGAATGACAGAGACATCCGACATTGTTCCCGCCATGGTCTATTTGCTTAGCGACATATCCTCCATGGTAACGGCCACCGAATTCAAAGTCAACGGCGGAGAACTGATCTAA
- a CDS encoding acetyl-CoA carboxylase biotin carboxylase subunit family protein, producing MFKGKKLLILGANPETANIVKVAQEMGVTTIVTDYDPQAPAKKVSDISYNIDAMDVDALYDMAIREKVDGILVGVADPLIAPYQKLCARLGVPCYGNEETVKAFTNKRHFKETCKKFGIEGIPEYAIDNKDDIKFPVIVKPADSNSGKGITLCRSREELDSSIERAQKESRTQTVLIERYMECDDLSIYYTIVDGQVYLSSLSDRYTLRTNTSATPICVGDVFVSKYYDEFVKNEHPKYVKMFNELGLKNGVLYVSAFCEDGHFYVYDPGFRLQGGGFHLILKYMNGFDQRQMLVNFALTGSMDYAKTTGGNFGEKNDANMHGKSAAVVWFLLKNGKIANIKGLEFVKSHPSVDFVIDRFNVGDEVTPNMLGTERQVFLRIFMHCKSKDELTAILQDFQDRLAVTNENGESLILPSLLSVM from the coding sequence ATGTTCAAGGGCAAAAAACTTCTTATTCTTGGAGCAAATCCGGAAACAGCGAACATCGTTAAAGTGGCACAGGAAATGGGCGTCACAACCATCGTTACCGATTATGATCCGCAAGCTCCTGCCAAGAAAGTATCCGACATCAGCTACAACATCGACGCCATGGACGTCGATGCCCTTTACGATATGGCAATCCGCGAGAAAGTGGACGGGATCCTTGTCGGAGTTGCAGACCCTCTAATTGCACCTTACCAGAAGCTTTGCGCCCGCCTTGGAGTCCCTTGCTACGGCAACGAAGAAACGGTAAAGGCATTTACAAACAAGCGCCACTTCAAGGAAACCTGCAAGAAATTCGGAATCGAAGGCATTCCCGAATACGCAATCGACAACAAGGATGATATCAAGTTCCCCGTCATCGTCAAGCCTGCCGATAGCAATTCCGGCAAAGGCATCACGCTTTGCCGCAGCCGTGAAGAATTGGACAGTTCTATTGAACGTGCCCAAAAGGAATCCCGGACACAGACCGTCCTGATTGAACGTTACATGGAATGCGATGACCTGAGCATCTACTACACCATTGTCGATGGCCAAGTATACCTGTCGAGTCTGTCGGACCGTTACACATTGCGCACCAATACTAGCGCAACCCCCATTTGTGTAGGCGACGTCTTTGTTTCCAAGTACTACGACGAATTTGTAAAGAACGAGCATCCTAAATATGTGAAGATGTTCAACGAACTGGGTTTGAAAAACGGAGTGCTTTATGTTTCCGCCTTCTGCGAAGACGGCCACTTCTACGTTTACGACCCCGGTTTTCGTCTGCAGGGCGGCGGATTCCACTTGATTCTCAAGTACATGAACGGTTTTGACCAACGCCAAATGCTAGTGAACTTCGCCCTTACCGGTTCCATGGACTACGCAAAAACCACCGGTGGGAACTTTGGCGAAAAGAACGATGCAAACATGCACGGCAAAAGCGCCGCAGTCGTATGGTTCCTATTGAAGAACGGAAAAATAGCCAACATCAAGGGACTGGAGTTTGTCAAGAGCCACCCCTCCGTTGATTTTGTCATTGACCGTTTTAACGTTGGCGACGAAGTTACCCCGAATATGTTGGGTACAGAACGCCAGGTATTCCTGCGAATTTTCATGCACTGCAAAAGTAAAGATGAACTTACTGCCATTCTCCAGGATTTTCAGGACCGTTTGGCTGTAACCAACGAAAACGGCGAAAGCTTAATTCTACCATCCCTTTTAAGCGTCATGTAG
- a CDS encoding DegT/DnrJ/EryC1/StrS aminotransferase family protein, with protein sequence MSENKLITVTSPLLPKLEDFIPMLQDIWDRKWLTNNGHYHKELEKALADYLGVQYISLFTNGTLPLITALQALRISGEVITTPYSFVATTHSIWWNGLKPVFVDVEEETGNIDPEKIEAAITPHTTAIMPVHVYGTPCNMKRIQEIADIYGLKVIYDAAHAFGVKKNGESVLKAGDMSTLSFHATKVYNTVEGGALVCHDEATKKRIDYLKNFGFAGETTVVAPGINSKMDEIRAAYGLLNLKQVDDAIAKRKATAEKYRAALKDVPGIRFLNDIEGVHHNYAYFPIFISAEYGISRDALYEKLKEHNIYGRRYFYPLISTFSAYKGLDSANPANLPVAHKLADQVLCLPMFAGLTDEDIDRTIKVIATR encoded by the coding sequence ATGAGCGAAAACAAATTGATCACAGTCACGTCTCCCCTTCTCCCGAAACTGGAAGATTTTATCCCGATGCTCCAGGATATTTGGGACAGAAAATGGTTAACGAACAACGGTCATTACCACAAGGAACTCGAAAAAGCCCTAGCAGACTATCTGGGTGTCCAGTACATCAGCCTGTTTACCAATGGAACGCTCCCACTGATCACGGCCCTGCAGGCATTGCGCATCTCGGGTGAAGTAATCACTACACCTTACAGTTTTGTGGCAACCACCCATTCTATCTGGTGGAACGGCCTAAAGCCAGTATTCGTCGATGTAGAGGAAGAAACCGGCAACATCGATCCCGAAAAAATCGAAGCAGCCATCACGCCGCACACTACAGCAATCATGCCTGTACATGTTTATGGTACGCCCTGCAACATGAAGCGCATCCAGGAAATCGCCGACATCTACGGCCTCAAGGTCATCTACGATGCAGCACACGCCTTCGGAGTCAAAAAGAACGGCGAATCCGTCTTGAAGGCCGGCGACATGAGCACACTCAGTTTCCACGCGACCAAGGTGTACAACACAGTCGAGGGCGGAGCGCTCGTTTGCCATGACGAAGCAACCAAGAAGCGCATCGATTATCTCAAGAACTTTGGTTTCGCAGGAGAAACAACAGTTGTCGCCCCCGGAATCAATAGCAAAATGGACGAAATTCGCGCCGCCTACGGGCTACTGAACCTGAAACAAGTAGATGACGCTATCGCAAAACGCAAGGCCACCGCCGAGAAATACAGGGCTGCGTTAAAAGATGTTCCGGGCATCCGTTTCCTGAACGATATCGAAGGTGTACACCACAACTACGCCTACTTCCCGATTTTCATCAGCGCCGAATACGGCATCAGCCGTGACGCCCTTTATGAGAAACTGAAGGAACACAACATTTACGGACGCCGCTACTTCTACCCGCTCATCAGCACGTTCAGCGCTTACAAGGGTCTCGATTCAGCCAATCCGGCAAACCTGCCTGTGGCCCATAAACTCGCCGACCAGGTGCTTTGCCTGCCCATGTTTGCAGGTCTCACAGACGAAGATATAGACAGAACAATCAAAGTTATTGCCACTAGGTAA